Proteins encoded in a region of the Pseudomonas sp. GOM7 genome:
- a CDS encoding STY4534 family ICE replication protein, which translates to MTTNTNAQKSFFDLHITGLGYLNRIREVPIRKGEPFLACDIVALHGDATAPEKTRFDCKVAGGEADKLIRRCMPAVAAEKKVLIGFRLGDLTPDIFTYKGGEKKDQPGVSLKARLLFVSWIKVDGEMVYKAEPKGDAEQSQQAQQAAAEPQQPEPSSQQEAPAAASF; encoded by the coding sequence ATGACTACCAACACCAACGCTCAAAAAAGCTTCTTCGACCTGCACATCACTGGCCTCGGCTATCTGAATCGTATCCGCGAAGTGCCCATCCGCAAGGGTGAGCCCTTCCTGGCATGCGATATCGTTGCCCTGCATGGTGATGCCACCGCACCTGAAAAAACCCGGTTCGACTGCAAAGTCGCTGGCGGCGAAGCTGACAAGCTCATCCGCCGTTGCATGCCAGCCGTTGCAGCCGAGAAGAAAGTCCTCATCGGCTTTCGTCTTGGTGACCTGACCCCCGATATCTTCACCTACAAAGGTGGCGAGAAGAAGGATCAACCCGGCGTCAGCCTGAAAGCCCGCCTGCTGTTCGTCAGCTGGATCAAGGTCGACGGCGAGATGGTTTACAAGGCAGAACCGAAAGGTGATGCAGAGCAATCCCAACAAGCTCAGCAAGCTGCTGCAGAGCCGCAACAACCCGAACCAAGCAGTCAGCAGGAAGCGCCTGCCGCTGCAAGCTTCTGA